One stretch of Arachis hypogaea cultivar Tifrunner chromosome 20, arahy.Tifrunner.gnm2.J5K5, whole genome shotgun sequence DNA includes these proteins:
- the LOC112783359 gene encoding N-acylphosphatidylethanolamine synthase — protein MARTMEWAARAEHLGGVPRKLVIGAVGAFAKTVSCLMNRTTVHNADTLFRLVRSRTPGVPLITVSNHMSTLDDPAMWGFRGFPIFNTKLARWVLTAEDICFKNAVHSYIFRVGKCIPITRGGGIYQEHMNEALERLNDGEWVHTFPEGKVYQDDAPIRRLKWGTASLIVRAPKTPIILPIVHHGFQEVMPENYMFGRRPPVPLCNKKIDIIIGDPVQFDLPAMRQTAISESRNAKFPTSGWPSTPDGLDEAAQKCLYSAISEQIRAAMDRLRSFRKKILKS, from the exons ATGGCGCGGACGATGGAGTGGGCGGCGAGGGCGGAGCACTTGGGAGGAGTGCCTCGGAAGCTGGTGATAGGCGCAGTTGGCGCATTCGCCAAAACGGTGTCGTGTCTTATGAACAGAACCACCGTTCACAACGCCGACACTCTCTTCCGCCTCGTTCGTTCTAGAACCCCCGGCGTCCCCTTAATCACCGTCAGCAACCACATGTCCAC GTTGGATGATCCGGCTATGTGGGGATTCAGGGGCTTTCCCATCTTTAATACCAAGTTAGCTCGATGGGTGCTAACTGCTGAAGATATATGCTTTAAGAATGCTGTGCATTCATATATTTTTCGGGTTG GGAAATGCATACCTATTACAAGAGGTGGTGGAATTTATCAAGAGCACATGAATGAAGCTCTTGAGCGCTTAAATGATGGAGAATGG GTGCATACATTTCCAGAAGGAAAAGTGTACCAAGACGATGCACCAATTAGGCGATTAAAATGGGGGACTGCTAGTCTAATTGTCCGTGCACCAAAAACTCCAATTATATTGCCAATTGTCCATCATGGTTTTCAAGAG GTGATGCCAGAGAATTATATGTTTGGTAGACGGCCTCCTGTACCATTGTGTAATAAGAAAATTGACATAATTATTGGTGATCCGGTTCAATTTGACCTTCCAGCAATGAGGCAAACGGCTATTTCCGAGTCTCGCAATGCAAAATTTCCTACTAGTGGGTGGCCCAGCACTCCAGATGGTCTGGATGAAGCAGCGCAGAAATGTCTCTACTCTGCAATTTCAGAGCAAATCCGCGCTGCCATGGACCGACTAAGGAGTTTTCGTAAAAAAATTCTCAAGTCATAG